A single Pseudoxanthomonas sp. DNA region contains:
- a CDS encoding LacI family DNA-binding transcriptional regulator, with protein MKKNSKAVRRKGGAVTIDEVAAHAGVSPMTVSRVVNGHAGVRDANRERVMRSVRELGYRPNLAASSLAAAQHTCIALIYTNPSSSYLRELLVGALRGSARAAAQLAIATWDGLDAEGRRAAARQLANSVAGVILPPPLCESRAIVSEFRHAGVPVVSIASGHFSDTISCVRIDDHRASHDMVSHLISRGHTRIGYIKGDPNQTASAHRWQGYRDALAEAGIAYDDKLVQPGYFTYRSGLEAAEKLLALRRPPSAIFASNDDMASAVVSVAHRRGLDVPRDLSVVGFDDTSAATMVWPELTTIHQPVAAMADAAIDILLREIRRTPSSPRVIVNHVVPHQLVARDSVRDKAAEEAGAGDKGR; from the coding sequence CGGCGTATCGCCGATGACCGTCTCGCGCGTGGTCAACGGCCATGCGGGGGTGCGTGATGCCAACCGCGAGCGCGTCATGCGCAGCGTGCGCGAACTGGGGTACCGCCCCAATCTCGCCGCGAGTTCGCTGGCGGCCGCGCAGCACACCTGCATCGCATTGATCTATACCAATCCCAGTTCAAGCTACCTGCGCGAATTGCTGGTGGGCGCGCTGCGGGGCTCGGCACGGGCGGCGGCGCAACTGGCGATCGCCACCTGGGACGGACTGGATGCGGAGGGTCGCCGTGCGGCGGCCAGGCAACTGGCCAACAGCGTGGCCGGCGTCATCCTCCCTCCCCCGCTCTGCGAGTCCAGGGCCATCGTGTCGGAGTTCCGGCATGCGGGCGTGCCGGTGGTATCCATCGCCTCGGGGCACTTCAGCGACACCATCTCCTGTGTGCGCATCGATGACCATCGCGCGAGCCACGACATGGTGTCGCACCTGATATCGCGCGGCCACACGCGTATCGGCTACATCAAGGGCGATCCCAACCAGACCGCCAGCGCGCACCGCTGGCAAGGCTACCGCGACGCGCTGGCCGAAGCGGGCATTGCCTACGACGACAAGCTGGTCCAGCCGGGCTACTTCACCTACCGCTCCGGCCTGGAGGCGGCGGAAAAACTGCTCGCGTTGCGCCGTCCTCCCAGCGCGATCTTCGCCAGCAACGACGACATGGCGTCGGCCGTGGTGTCGGTCGCGCATCGCCGCGGCCTTGACGTGCCGCGCGACCTCTCGGTGGTCGGCTTCGACGACACGTCCGCGGCGACCATGGTGTGGCCGGAACTGACCACCATCCACCAGCCGGTCGCCGCCATGGCCGATGCCGCCATCGACATCCTGCTGCGCGAGATCCGTCGGACGCCGTCGTCCCCGCGCGTGATCGTCAACCACGTGGTGCCGCACCAGCTGGTCGCACGCGACTCGGTCAGGGACAAGGCAGCGGAAGAAGCCGGGGCGGGCGACAAGGGCCGTTAG
- a CDS encoding ligase-associated DNA damage response exonuclease encodes MTAPPRDLIVLRPEGMYCPAGDFHIDPWRPVATAVITHGHGDHARNGMGVYHAVADGLPVLRWRLGEQTFHAHAYGERFRLGDATVSLHPAGHVLGSAQVRIEVGGQVWVASGDYKRQADPTCPPFEVVPCDVFITEATFGLPVYRWPDTPAEVARIVQWRRACEARGRAAILYSYALGKAQRILAELARFDEPPVYVHGAVDSGVQVYRAAGVPLIATEPVGEQPKGKDYAGRLVIAPPSAAGSTWTRRFRDAEHGFASGWMRLRGNRRRRNYDRGFVISDHADWPALLDTIEQTGARRIIATHGNTDALIRFLRERGRDAQAFATDFGGEE; translated from the coding sequence ATGACGGCGCCCCCCCGTGATCTCATCGTGCTGCGACCCGAAGGCATGTACTGCCCGGCGGGCGATTTCCACATCGATCCCTGGCGCCCGGTCGCCACCGCCGTCATCACGCACGGGCATGGCGACCATGCGCGCAACGGCATGGGCGTGTATCACGCCGTCGCCGACGGCCTGCCGGTGCTGCGCTGGCGGCTGGGCGAGCAGACCTTCCACGCGCACGCCTATGGCGAGCGTTTCAGGCTGGGCGATGCCACGGTCTCCCTGCATCCTGCCGGCCATGTGCTGGGATCGGCGCAGGTCCGGATCGAAGTGGGTGGCCAGGTGTGGGTCGCGTCCGGCGACTACAAGCGCCAGGCCGACCCCACCTGCCCGCCGTTCGAGGTGGTGCCGTGCGATGTCTTCATCACCGAAGCGACCTTCGGCCTGCCGGTGTACCGCTGGCCCGATACCCCGGCGGAAGTGGCGCGCATCGTGCAGTGGCGGCGCGCCTGCGAGGCGCGTGGACGCGCGGCGATCCTGTACTCCTATGCGCTGGGCAAGGCGCAACGCATCCTGGCCGAACTGGCCCGTTTCGACGAACCGCCTGTCTACGTGCATGGTGCGGTGGACAGCGGGGTGCAGGTCTATCGCGCCGCCGGCGTGCCGTTGATCGCCACCGAACCCGTCGGCGAGCAGCCCAAAGGCAAGGATTACGCCGGCCGCCTCGTGATCGCGCCGCCGTCCGCAGCCGGTTCCACGTGGACGCGCCGCTTCCGCGATGCGGAACACGGCTTCGCGTCCGGCTGGATGCGCCTGCGCGGCAACCGCCGGCGCCGCAACTACGATCGCGGTTTCGTCATTTCCGACCACGCCGACTGGCCGGCCCTGCTCGACACCATCGAACAGACCGGCGCACGCCGCATCATCGCCACCCACGGCAATACCGATGCGCTGATCCGCTTCCTGCGCGAACGCGGACGGGACGCGCAGGCATTCGCCACCGACTTCGGTGGCGAGGAATGA
- a CDS encoding ATP-dependent DNA ligase produces MKAFAALYEVLEHRTGTLDKRAAIADYVRQAPRADAAWALWLLAGNKLRRIAGSGELRTWCGEIAELPAWLVDDSYAHVGDLAETLALLLPPGTAPDAEVPLHVWIEQRLLRVAGADAETRRRTVVDAWTQLPDGQRLVFNKLLTGALRIGVSLRLVQQALADLSQVPIALLAQRMLGDWPPTPDFLASLLSPDAQDSDREQPYPFFLASPLESAPEQLGAIGDWLLEWKWDGIRLQIIRRRGEVALWSRGEERLDGRFPEIESAAATLPQDAVIDGELLAWDDGDAPLPFSALQTRIQRKRPGSRHLAAAPARVLAYDLLELDGDDLREWPLHARRQRLRDLLGAHADPRLVLSPDTAAATWDEAAVLRQTARGRGVEGLMLKRRDSPYRSGRRRGDWWKWKIDPLTLDAVLLYAQAGHGRRSTLYTDYTFGVWNEDGELVPVAKAYSGLDDKEILALDQWIRSHTRERFGPVRSVVAEQVFELGFEGVNVSSRHKSGVAVRFPRILRWRRDKPAAEADRLATLKALAR; encoded by the coding sequence ATGAAGGCCTTCGCCGCGCTGTACGAAGTGCTCGAGCACCGCACGGGCACGCTGGACAAGCGCGCCGCCATCGCCGACTACGTCCGCCAGGCTCCGCGTGCCGATGCCGCGTGGGCCCTGTGGCTGCTCGCCGGCAACAAGCTGCGCCGCATCGCCGGCAGCGGCGAGCTGCGCACCTGGTGCGGCGAAATCGCGGAATTACCGGCATGGCTGGTGGACGACAGCTATGCGCACGTGGGCGATCTCGCCGAGACGCTGGCGCTGTTGTTGCCGCCAGGCACTGCACCGGATGCCGAGGTCCCGCTGCACGTCTGGATCGAGCAGCGACTGCTGCGCGTGGCCGGGGCCGACGCCGAAACGAGACGGCGCACCGTGGTGGACGCGTGGACGCAGTTGCCCGACGGCCAGCGCCTCGTGTTCAACAAGCTGTTGACCGGTGCGCTGCGCATCGGGGTGTCGCTGCGGCTGGTGCAACAGGCACTCGCCGATCTCTCCCAAGTTCCCATCGCCCTGCTCGCCCAGCGCATGCTCGGCGACTGGCCCCCGACGCCGGACTTCCTCGCCTCGCTGCTGTCGCCCGATGCACAGGACAGCGACCGGGAACAGCCCTACCCGTTCTTCCTCGCCTCGCCACTGGAGAGTGCGCCGGAGCAGCTCGGCGCCATCGGCGACTGGCTGCTGGAATGGAAGTGGGATGGCATCCGCCTGCAGATCATCCGCCGGCGCGGCGAAGTGGCACTGTGGTCGCGCGGCGAGGAGCGGCTGGACGGCCGCTTTCCCGAGATCGAATCCGCGGCGGCCACGCTGCCGCAGGATGCGGTGATCGATGGCGAACTGCTGGCGTGGGACGACGGCGACGCGCCGCTGCCCTTCTCGGCGCTGCAGACGCGCATCCAGCGCAAACGGCCGGGCAGCAGGCATCTGGCCGCGGCACCGGCGCGGGTGCTGGCCTACGACCTGCTGGAACTGGACGGGGACGACCTGCGGGAATGGCCGCTGCATGCGCGACGACAGCGCCTGCGAGATCTGCTGGGTGCGCACGCGGATCCGCGCCTGGTGCTGTCGCCCGACACCGCGGCCGCGACATGGGACGAAGCGGCCGTGCTGCGCCAGACCGCGCGCGGGCGCGGCGTGGAAGGCCTGATGCTGAAACGGCGCGACTCGCCCTACCGCAGCGGCCGCCGACGCGGCGACTGGTGGAAGTGGAAGATCGATCCGCTCACCCTCGATGCGGTGCTGCTGTATGCGCAGGCCGGCCACGGGCGCCGCAGCACGCTCTACACCGATTACACGTTCGGCGTCTGGAACGAGGACGGCGAGCTGGTCCCGGTCGCGAAGGCGTATTCCGGCCTCGACGACAAGGAGATCCTGGCGCTGGACCAGTGGATCCGCTCGCATACGCGCGAGCGGTTCGGGCCGGTACGCTCGGTGGTCGCCGAGCAGGTGTTCGAGCTTGGTTTCGAAGGCGTCAATGTCAGCAGCCGCCACAAATCGGGCGTCGCGGTGCGGTTCCCGCGCATCCTGCGCTGGCGCCGCGACAAGCCCGCGGCCGAGGCCGACCGGTTGGCGACGCTGAAGGCGCTGGCGCGGTGA
- a CDS encoding ligase-associated DNA damage response DEXH box helicase, which translates to MTPLARLQGWFASRGWKPLPFQRQAWRHYLAGESGLIHTPTGSGKTLAAFGGVLLEALAEPPSPASRKRNAARALRVVWITPLRALASDTTRALADTAQALGLAWNVAQRTGDASARDKRLARGGKLDVLVTTPESLSLLLSHPDTAPMFADLRCVVVDEWHELMGSKRGVQTQLALARLRRWSPRVRTWGLSATLGNLDDACRALLPPGVPPQVISAARPRPMTLETLLPEDMVRFPWSGHLGLSQLAGVMARVLAVRTTLLFTNTRAHAELWHQALAAVWPENPGTLALHHGSLDPAVRQQAEAGLRDATLRCVVATSSLDLGVDFPSVDQVIQIGSPKGVARLLQRAGRARHRPGETGHVLCVPTHALELAEYAATRTAIAEGEVETRHPPRLPLDVLAQHCVTVALGGGFTDDELFGEVRATDAFSALDAATWRRVLDFIVRGGDALEHYPEYRRVVRDADGVHRVHDRTVALRHRLSIGTIASDGNIAVKFLRGGGLGTVEEAFLSRLRPGDRFRFAGRLLELVRLQDMTAYVRMVKQGDGVVPRWMGGRMPLSSRLAAHVQATLAGDRRSPEMRALQPLLAVQARLSRVPAAGDLLVEVVRRRDGQHLFVFPFAGRRAHEGLAALLAWRLGQREPNTFSLSANDLGFMLSPQRPLTLEADTLRALLTEERLVEDLAHGANLGELARRQFRGIARVAGLLPPSLPGRTPRSLRQLQASSGLLFDVLSRHDPDHLLLQLARREALEEDLQVADLGDLLRRLRDARLHIVAPASLTPLGFPLWADGMRAHLSTEDWQARVRRAAEQLERRHAG; encoded by the coding sequence GTGACGCCGCTCGCGCGGCTGCAGGGCTGGTTCGCCTCGCGTGGCTGGAAACCGCTGCCGTTCCAGCGCCAGGCGTGGCGGCACTACCTCGCCGGCGAATCGGGCCTGATCCACACGCCGACCGGCAGTGGCAAGACGCTGGCAGCCTTCGGCGGCGTCCTGCTGGAGGCACTGGCCGAACCGCCCTCGCCCGCCAGCCGCAAGCGCAATGCGGCGCGCGCTTTGCGGGTGGTCTGGATCACGCCGCTGCGCGCCCTGGCGTCCGACACGACGCGTGCGCTCGCCGACACTGCACAGGCGCTGGGACTGGCCTGGAACGTCGCGCAGCGCACCGGCGATGCCAGTGCTCGCGACAAGCGGCTGGCACGCGGGGGCAAGCTGGATGTGCTGGTGACCACACCCGAATCGCTGTCGTTGTTGCTGAGCCATCCCGACACCGCCCCGATGTTCGCGGACCTGCGCTGCGTGGTGGTCGACGAGTGGCATGAGCTGATGGGCAGCAAGCGCGGCGTGCAGACGCAGTTGGCGCTGGCCCGTCTGCGCCGCTGGTCGCCGCGCGTGCGCACCTGGGGACTTTCCGCCACCCTCGGAAATCTCGACGATGCCTGCCGCGCCCTGCTGCCGCCGGGCGTTCCACCGCAGGTGATATCGGCCGCCCGGCCCCGCCCGATGACGCTGGAAACGCTGCTGCCCGAGGACATGGTGCGGTTCCCGTGGAGCGGCCACCTGGGCCTGAGCCAGCTGGCCGGCGTCATGGCGCGCGTGCTCGCGGTGCGGACCACCCTGCTGTTCACCAACACGCGCGCGCATGCAGAGTTGTGGCACCAGGCGCTGGCGGCGGTGTGGCCCGAAAATCCCGGCACGCTGGCCCTGCACCACGGCTCGCTGGATCCGGCGGTACGCCAGCAGGCCGAGGCCGGCCTGCGCGATGCGACGCTGCGCTGCGTGGTGGCCACCTCCAGCCTCGATCTGGGCGTGGACTTTCCTTCGGTCGACCAGGTGATCCAGATCGGCAGCCCCAAGGGCGTGGCGCGCCTGCTGCAGCGGGCGGGCCGTGCGCGGCATCGCCCGGGCGAGACCGGCCACGTGCTGTGCGTGCCGACGCACGCGCTGGAGCTGGCCGAATACGCCGCCACCCGCACGGCGATCGCCGAAGGCGAGGTGGAGACGCGGCATCCACCGCGATTGCCGCTCGACGTGCTGGCGCAGCACTGCGTCACCGTCGCGCTCGGCGGCGGATTCACCGACGACGAGCTGTTCGGCGAGGTCCGCGCCACCGACGCGTTTTCCGCCCTCGACGCGGCGACCTGGCGGCGCGTACTGGACTTCATCGTGCGCGGCGGCGACGCGCTGGAACACTATCCCGAATACCGCCGCGTCGTGCGCGATGCCGACGGCGTGCATCGCGTGCACGACCGCACGGTGGCGCTGCGCCATCGTCTGTCCATCGGCACGATCGCCAGCGACGGCAACATCGCGGTGAAATTCCTGCGGGGGGGCGGCCTGGGCACGGTGGAAGAGGCGTTCCTGAGCCGCCTGCGGCCGGGCGACCGCTTCCGCTTCGCCGGACGCCTGCTCGAACTCGTGCGCCTGCAGGACATGACCGCCTACGTGCGCATGGTCAAACAGGGCGATGGCGTCGTGCCGCGCTGGATGGGCGGGCGGATGCCGCTGTCGTCGCGCCTGGCGGCCCATGTACAGGCGACGCTGGCGGGTGACCGGCGTTCCCCCGAGATGCGGGCACTGCAGCCGTTGCTTGCCGTGCAGGCACGGCTCAGCCGGGTGCCGGCGGCCGGAGACCTGCTGGTGGAAGTCGTCCGCCGGCGCGACGGCCAGCACCTGTTCGTGTTTCCGTTCGCCGGCCGCCGCGCGCACGAAGGCCTCGCGGCACTGCTGGCATGGCGGCTCGGTCAGCGCGAGCCCAATACATTCTCGCTGTCGGCCAACGACCTGGGCTTCATGCTGTCGCCGCAACGGCCGCTGACGCTCGAGGCCGACACGCTGCGCGCGTTGCTCACGGAGGAGCGGCTGGTGGAGGACCTCGCCCACGGCGCCAACCTCGGCGAACTGGCGCGCCGGCAGTTCCGCGGCATCGCGCGTGTCGCCGGCCTGCTGCCGCCGTCGCTGCCGGGGCGCACGCCGCGCAGCCTGCGCCAGCTGCAGGCCTCGAGCGGGCTGCTGTTCGACGTCCTGTCGCGCCATGATCCGGACCACCTGCTGCTGCAGCTCGCACGCCGCGAAGCGCTGGAGGAAGACCTGCAGGTCGCGGACCTCGGCGACCTGTTGCGCCGCCTGCGCGACGCGCGCCTGCATATCGTGGCGCCGGCCAGCCTCACGCCGCTGGGCTTTCCCTTGTGGGCGGACGGCATGCGTGCCCACCTGAGCACGGAAGACTGGCAGGCGCGCGTGCGGCGCGCGGCCGAACAGCTGGAGCGCCGGCATGCGGGCTAG
- the pdeM gene encoding ligase-associated DNA damage response endonuclease PdeM — translation MRASLALDLAGESVHLLADRALFWPAASLLLIADLHLGKGEALRRGGIAVPRGGTREDLERLQRVLADTGARELCVLGDFLHGAASGGAWQEDWRAWRAHHAGLAITVVAGNHDRHLQRQAADWDLHIVPEGLRRGPFELRHLPDAGSGHVIAGHVHPRVRFPGLPGRWPAFWLRTATTILPAFSRFTGGVEPLTAAGDRCVACLDGLVAALPPIRA, via the coding sequence ATGCGGGCTAGCCTCGCTCTCGACCTGGCGGGGGAATCCGTGCACCTGCTTGCCGACCGGGCGCTGTTCTGGCCGGCGGCCTCGCTGCTGCTGATCGCCGACCTGCACCTGGGTAAGGGCGAAGCCCTGCGCCGCGGTGGCATTGCCGTTCCGCGCGGCGGTACGCGCGAGGACCTCGAACGCCTGCAACGCGTGCTGGCCGACACCGGCGCACGCGAGCTGTGCGTGCTGGGCGACTTCCTGCATGGCGCCGCGTCCGGTGGCGCGTGGCAGGAGGACTGGCGGGCGTGGCGCGCGCATCATGCAGGCCTCGCCATCACCGTGGTGGCCGGCAACCACGACCGCCACCTGCAGCGACAGGCGGCGGACTGGGACCTGCACATCGTGCCGGAGGGCCTGCGGCGCGGGCCGTTCGAGCTGCGCCACCTTCCCGATGCGGGCAGCGGCCATGTCATCGCCGGTCATGTGCATCCGCGTGTGCGGTTTCCCGGTTTGCCGGGCCGCTGGCCGGCCTTCTGGTTGCGTACCGCGACGACGATCCTGCCCGCGTTCTCCCGGTTCACCGGCGGCGTCGAACCCCTGACCGCAGCAGGCGACCGCTGCGTGGCCTGCCTGGATGGCCTGGTGGCCGCGTTGCCGCCGATCCGCGCCTAG
- the fdhD gene encoding formate dehydrogenase accessory sulfurtransferase FdhD, with the protein MDMPAERIDGVAWRQVVDITGGMATRRQDRLAEEVPLAIHVDGEPLAVMMVSPCDLEDFARGFALTELGIAGDDVASMEVRTLLEGVQLDLRTRHPLPTNAPDRQRGLPGRSGCGICGQRNLEDVLRQPARVGQGAVLGAPVLDAALAALASHQPLNRITGAVHAAAWVTLDGVPTLVREDVGRHNALDKLIGALVRPEFDPDTGFALITSRASYEMVAKAAVAGIPLLAALSAPTALAVDLANACGMTLVGFVRDGRHVVYSHAHRLQAASR; encoded by the coding sequence ATGGACATGCCGGCTGAGCGCATCGACGGCGTCGCCTGGCGCCAGGTCGTCGACATCACCGGCGGCATGGCCACGCGGCGTCAGGACCGGCTGGCCGAAGAGGTGCCGCTGGCGATCCATGTCGATGGCGAACCCTTGGCGGTGATGATGGTCTCGCCGTGCGACCTGGAGGATTTCGCGCGCGGATTCGCCCTGACGGAACTCGGGATCGCGGGCGACGATGTGGCCTCGATGGAGGTGCGGACGCTGCTCGAAGGCGTCCAGCTCGACCTCCGTACGCGCCATCCCCTCCCGACCAACGCTCCGGATCGGCAACGCGGACTGCCGGGCCGCAGCGGGTGCGGCATCTGCGGTCAGCGGAACCTGGAGGACGTGCTCAGGCAGCCGGCGCGCGTGGGGCAGGGTGCGGTACTCGGGGCGCCGGTACTCGACGCGGCACTCGCCGCGCTGGCATCGCACCAGCCCCTGAACCGCATCACCGGCGCCGTCCACGCCGCCGCCTGGGTGACGCTGGACGGCGTGCCGACCCTGGTCCGCGAAGACGTCGGTCGCCATAACGCCCTGGACAAGCTGATCGGTGCACTGGTGCGTCCGGAGTTCGATCCCGACACGGGCTTCGCGCTGATCACCAGCCGCGCCAGCTACGAGATGGTGGCGAAGGCCGCCGTCGCGGGCATACCGCTGCTGGCGGCCCTGTCCGCGCCGACGGCGCTGGCCGTCGATCTCGCGAACGCCTGCGGCATGACCCTGGTCGGGTTCGTGCGCGACGGGCGCCATGTCGTCTACAGCCACGCCCACCGCCTGCAGGCGGCGAGCCGCTAG